The genomic stretch GACATTTATCAGCAAATGTTTTGTCACCAACGGAAAGTGCCTCATCGACAATCAGAACATCCGGATCTACGCTAATTGAAATCGAAAATCCAAGACGTGATTTCATACCGCTAGAGTATTTTTTAACAGGCATATCAATAAATTTACCAATATCGGCAAACTCAATAATATCAGGCTTCATTTTTTCAATTACGTCCTTTTTATAGCCCATCATGAGAAGCTTTAACTCAATGTTCTCACGACCTGTTAATTCTTTATTTAATCCGGCCGAAACGGCGATTAGAGAAACATCACCTTTAACGTCAATTTCCCCGCTCGTTGGTGGAGTAATGTTGGCAACCAGATTAGAGAACGTTGATTTCCCTGATCCGTTAACCCCAATAATGCCAACAACGTCGCCTTCTCCTGCTTCAAAAGTCAAGTCACGGATGGCGTAAAAATCCTCACCGTAACCTCCAGGAAGAAGGATGTCCTTCAGCTTATCGGAGTTCTGCCTGTGCATTTTATATTTTTTCGTAATCCCATTTAATTTAACTGAATAGCTCATAAACGACAGTCCTTATTAAATATAGTCTACGAAATGACTCTTGAACTTCATATGCAGGTAGGAACCAATCATCAATAACAGCACAACAACCACCCAATAATAAAGTGTGTATTGAAGCGTCTGATGAACCCAGCCCATGCCGAGAAGTGCATCTCTGTAGCCTTCCACTATATAGTATAGCGGATTAAGTTTCATCCCAACCTGGATAAATCCAGGTAAATCATCAATTGTCCAAAGAATCGGTGTTAAATAAAGGAACATCCGTATAAATGACTGAAGCATTTTGTGTACATCTCTCACAATTGTCGATAATGTTGACGTAATAAGAGAGATCGCAAAGATTAAAATAATTAATGAAAACATGTAATAAGGCAATTGAATTAAGTGCCACGATAAACCCTGACCGGTTAGTAACACGGCTGCAAAATAAATACCGAGAAGAATCAAGTGCTGGTAAAAGACCGACATGATCACAAAACTCGGAATTGTACTCATAGGGAAGTTCATTTTCGATACCATCGAAATCCTGGTATAAATCGATTTTGATCCTTGAATAACAGCTGGGTTAAAGAAGAACCAAACTACAAGACCAGCAGACATCCATAGCACAAAGGGAACCCCGTCAACAGGATTACCATTACGGATTCCAAATCCAAATACAAACCAGTAAATACTCATTTGAAACAGAGGATTGAGAATTTCCCAGACCATACCAAGATAGTTGTTGCTATTTGTACTTTTCACTTGATAAACCGAAAGTCGATTTATTAAGTAAAAGTTACTTACTTGTTCTTTTAAAACTGCAATCATCGAATTCATGCTTATTTTGCCTCACTAACAAAAATTTGGTCAACAACCTTTTTGGTAGCAGATCCTCCTTCGAGGTAACAATACGTATGATAGAAATCGTTATACTTCTCCTCGAATGCGCCAAAACCCTCAATTTCAAACGTTTGAATGGCCTTCAACACTTCTGCGGTTGTTGTCACTACAGGACCCGGTGCTTCAACTTCTAAATCAAAGTAGAAGCCACGCAATTTGTCTCGATATGAAGCGAGATCGTAGGTAAAGAAAATGATCGGTCTTCTTAAATTCGCATAATCGAAAAAGACTGAAGAATAATCCGTGATTAAGACGTCTGACATTAAGTAAAGGTCGTTTACGTCGACACCTACAGATAAATCATAGACAAAACCCTCATATGGAGAAAGGTCAAATTGCTCTGCAATCAAGTAGTGCATCCTTAACACAATAACATACTCATCACCGATTTCACGTCTTAACATATCTAAATCCAATTTTAAATCATGCTTGTATTTGCCCGGCTGATAGAATTCATCATCTCGCCAAGTCGGCGCATAAAGAACCACTTTTTTATGCGTTGGAATGCTGTACTCCGCTTTTAATGCGGCAATTCCGTTTTCATCATTTTCAAGATGCAGACGATCATTACGGGGATAACCCGATTCAATCATGTTTTTCTTAAAACCAAATGCTCGCTCAAAAATTTCTGTTGAGTAGCGGTTAGGTGAAATAAGATAATCCCACTTCGCCGCTTCCTTATAGAAATTATCCTTATAAGAAAGCGTATTTGTCCCAGGCATGTGTACCTCGTCCATATCTCCAGCAAGCTTCTTAAGCGGCGTTCCATGCCACGTTTGCACGTAAACAGTGTGCGATGGCTTTGGAATCCAAAGGGACATTCGACTATTCGTTACCCAATAACGAGCACGAGCCATCAGGTAAAACCACTTTAGTGAAAAACGCCTTACAGTAGGTATACCCTTTTTGCGGAATAAATCAGCATGTGACTCTTCAACGCTCCAAATCATTTCAAGGTTATAATTGTGCTCGACAAGATATTCGTAGATCGCTCTTGGATTACAGCTATATTGTTTTCCAGAAAAGCTTTCGAATATCACAAGTCGCTTATTTGCAGGAAACCGACCTAATGCCACGAAAAGAAGTCGACTAAATGCCTTCATCAATGGATATATTTTCATCATCTTTAATAGCTTTTTCATGAAATGGACACCTTACCCCTGACAAATAGTAGATTCAATTGAAATGCCCTCTCGCTTTAAAAAACAGGATAGTGCCATTTCGCCTTTATCAGCGGCAGTACCCTGTTTCTTAAATGTGCATCTACACTTCAGCTTTTTCGGGTTCAAACACCCTGTTAATCACTTTCTTAGCTGCATGCCCATCATCAAGATGGCAATATTTATCGTAAAATGCATTAAATTTACTTTCGTACTCTAGCTCAATTCTTTCAAGATTTTCAATGGCATCAAGAACGCCCTCTGATGTTTTCAACAATGGGCCAGGTGCTTCATTTTCAAAATCCATATAAAATCCGCGCAGTGAATCGCGATATTTTTCGATGTCATAAGTGAAGAAAAGAATCGGACGACGCAGGTTTGCGTAATCAAAGAATACAGATGAATAATCAGTAATCAACACATCTGATAGCAAATAAAGCTCCGCAATATCGCCATAGTCAGAAAGGTTGTAAACAAAATCACTCATACCTGTTGTATCGATGTGCTCAGCAACTAAATAGTGCATTCGGAGGGCAATCACATACTGATCTCCTAAACGCTCCTGCATTTTCTTTAGATCCAGCTTTAAATCAAATTTATATTGACCTTTCCCATGAAACTCATCATCCCGCCACGTTGGCGCATAAAGAATAACCTTCTTATCTGCCGGAATACCAAGCTTTGTTTTGATTTCCTGCTGTCGGTTTTTCTTTTCTTCTTCTGGAAGGTAAAGAATATCATTTCTCGGATAGCCAACATCAAGCATTTCTTTTCCAAACTTGAATGCTCTTCTAAAGATCTGCGAAGAATAATCATTCGGTGAAACAAGGTAGTCCCATTTTTGGGCTTCGTTATAAAAATTCCGCTTATACTTTTCTGTTGTGGTACCCGGCATACGGACTTCTTTCATATCAGCCGCAAGCTTCTTAAGGGGCGTACCGTGCCACGTTTGCAAGTACACCGTTTCAGGACGTTTAATAGCAAAATTCGGCATTCTGGCGTTCGATACCCAGTATTTCGCCGTTGCCAAATGATAATAATAGGCTGGACTTAATCGACGAACCTGCTTCGGATTACCCGGGATGTCCTTTTTCTGCTTATCATAAACCCATAAATAGTCGTATTTCTGGTTGCTTTTCAACAGCTCTTCATAAATGTAGCGAGGACTATCAGAGTAGCCTTTGCCGCCAAAGCTTTCAAGCAACACTTTTCGCTCTTTCATTGGCATTTTCACAAGGACTGTTCGGTAGAGCTGACGCATGAGTAAGTGCTTTTTCCTTAACGCTCTTCGCCACTGTCTTAAGCGAACGCGAAACTTCATTGACTTCAGAACGGCTTCCTTCTTACCTTTTTGGAGGAGGCGATGTTCTCTTCGCTCAACTAAATTTCTTCGCTTTATTCTTCCTGGGGCCACGAGGGCAAGACAGTTTTTTAAAGCTGTAAAGTGATCAAATAAAACAGATGGTTCTTTCGTCGCTTTATTCGTAATACTTTTTGAGTAATAGTTCAACAAAAGCAAGTCCAAATAACGGCTAATGCTTTTCGTTTCGCCATAAGACAGCTTCATTTTGTGATAAATATAAAATAAGTCAGGTAACTTCTCCTCAACCGAATGCAACATTAAAGTTGGATGATCAATTGGATCGTAGCATTCTCCTTTTAAATAAGTTGGAACTCCTGAAATCATCGGAATTTCTTCCGAATTCACAATAACAGGTATGGAGAATGATAAATCCGCGTAAAACGTTGCTTCTTCATCAAAACGAAGCTGATGATTTTCAATAAAGTCTTTGCGAATTAGAAAGTTCGTCGCACTTCTGCGGCGAAGAGCTTTAATCTTTCTACTGCCTCTTAATCTCCGTAGGTGGTAAGAATCTTCTCCAATTTCTGTAGGAATGTCAATTTTACCAGCTTTAAAGATAGACGCACCAATAAGATGGTCTTCTCCAACATTGCTTAGAAGAAGTTCCAGTGTATATGGGGCAAGGTAATCGTCACCGTCCATAAAATAGATGAACTCATTGGAAGCATGGTCAATTCCCATATTGCGCGCTTTTGAGACACCAACATTTGTGTCTAAATGATAGCAGCTTAGTCTTGGGTCATGATAATGCTCGATGATTTCTTTACTACGATCAGTTGAAGCGTCATTGATCAGGATAATCTCAAAATCCTGATAAGACTGCTGAAGCAAAGAATCAAGGCATTTTTGAATATAATCTTGTTTATTATAAACGGTTACTATTACACTAATTTGTCCCATCACAATCCCTAGCACCCCAACTATTTATTCTCAAATTCTATGACTGCTTAGCCGTTAGATACAAGCAACTCTTTCTTGATTTTAGTTGTTGAAATCCCTGCCGTACGAGGAAGATAAACAACTTCACAATGATCTTTCAAGAAGTCAAATTTGCCTTCCCAATCATCGCCCATTACGAAAATATCAACATCGTTATTTTTAACATCATCTACTTTTTGTTCCCAGTGTTCTTCAGGAATAACTTCATCTACATAGCGAATCGCTTCTAAAATCACTTTACGATTTTCGTAGCTATGATACGCCTTTTTATTTTTAAGTTCGTTAAATTCATCAGTTGAAATGGCTACAATCAGATAGTCGCCAAGATCCTTTGCTCTCTTTAATAAATTAATATGTCCCCAATGCAATAAATCAAACGTACCGTAAGTCAAAACCTTCTTCATTTCGACCCCTCCAGTTATTAGTGTTTAATAGTTTTTTTAACGAGACACGAATTAACATACAATTTACAATTTTTAATAATACTTAACATCATGCGCGCTTAATTTGTTTTATAATAGATTTGTACTCAAGTCTATTCTTTATCAAATGAGCGTGATGTAATAATAACGCGCAGGCCTGTCTTTATCACAAGCATGGCGAGGAAAAAGGATATATAGTAAAGTAGAAACTCTGCGCCTGTTACCTGTTCAATTAAAACAATGAACACAGCTGTAACATAAAAGCCAGGTAGGCCAAGCAGAACAGCTACAATATCAAAAAACAGTGAACCATCTCGAATCGAATTCACAGGATCCTGAGTGGTCGATTGCGACATCGTTAACTTCGTTAGCTGGTATGCAATTGGAACGAG from Bacillus sp. Cs-700 encodes the following:
- a CDS encoding ABC transporter permease — translated: MNSMIAVLKEQVSNFYLINRLSVYQVKSTNSNNYLGMVWEILNPLFQMSIYWFVFGFGIRNGNPVDGVPFVLWMSAGLVVWFFFNPAVIQGSKSIYTRISMVSKMNFPMSTIPSFVIMSVFYQHLILLGIYFAAVLLTGQGLSWHLIQLPYYMFSLIILIFAISLITSTLSTIVRDVHKMLQSFIRMFLYLTPILWTIDDLPGFIQVGMKLNPLYYIVEGYRDALLGMGWVHQTLQYTLYYWVVVVLLLMIGSYLHMKFKSHFVDYI
- a CDS encoding CDP-glycerol glycerophosphotransferase family protein; its protein translation is MKAFSRLLFVALGRFPANKRLVIFESFSGKQYSCNPRAIYEYLVEHNYNLEMIWSVEESHADLFRKKGIPTVRRFSLKWFYLMARARYWVTNSRMSLWIPKPSHTVYVQTWHGTPLKKLAGDMDEVHMPGTNTLSYKDNFYKEAAKWDYLISPNRYSTEIFERAFGFKKNMIESGYPRNDRLHLENDENGIAALKAEYSIPTHKKVVLYAPTWRDDEFYQPGKYKHDLKLDLDMLRREIGDEYVIVLRMHYLIAEQFDLSPYEGFVYDLSVGVDVNDLYLMSDVLITDYSSVFFDYANLRRPIIFFTYDLASYRDKLRGFYFDLEVEAPGPVVTTTAEVLKAIQTFEIEGFGAFEEKYNDFYHTYCYLEGGSATKKVVDQIFVSEAK
- a CDS encoding bifunctional glycosyltransferase family 2 protein/CDP-glycerol:glycerophosphate glycerophosphotransferase, producing the protein MGQISVIVTVYNKQDYIQKCLDSLLQQSYQDFEIILINDASTDRSKEIIEHYHDPRLSCYHLDTNVGVSKARNMGIDHASNEFIYFMDGDDYLAPYTLELLLSNVGEDHLIGASIFKAGKIDIPTEIGEDSYHLRRLRGSRKIKALRRRSATNFLIRKDFIENHQLRFDEEATFYADLSFSIPVIVNSEEIPMISGVPTYLKGECYDPIDHPTLMLHSVEEKLPDLFYIYHKMKLSYGETKSISRYLDLLLLNYYSKSITNKATKEPSVLFDHFTALKNCLALVAPGRIKRRNLVERREHRLLQKGKKEAVLKSMKFRVRLRQWRRALRKKHLLMRQLYRTVLVKMPMKERKVLLESFGGKGYSDSPRYIYEELLKSNQKYDYLWVYDKQKKDIPGNPKQVRRLSPAYYYHLATAKYWVSNARMPNFAIKRPETVYLQTWHGTPLKKLAADMKEVRMPGTTTEKYKRNFYNEAQKWDYLVSPNDYSSQIFRRAFKFGKEMLDVGYPRNDILYLPEEEKKNRQQEIKTKLGIPADKKVILYAPTWRDDEFHGKGQYKFDLKLDLKKMQERLGDQYVIALRMHYLVAEHIDTTGMSDFVYNLSDYGDIAELYLLSDVLITDYSSVFFDYANLRRPILFFTYDIEKYRDSLRGFYMDFENEAPGPLLKTSEGVLDAIENLERIELEYESKFNAFYDKYCHLDDGHAAKKVINRVFEPEKAEV
- the tagD gene encoding glycerol-3-phosphate cytidylyltransferase; protein product: MKKVLTYGTFDLLHWGHINLLKRAKDLGDYLIVAISTDEFNELKNKKAYHSYENRKVILEAIRYVDEVIPEEHWEQKVDDVKNNDVDIFVMGDDWEGKFDFLKDHCEVVYLPRTAGISTTKIKKELLVSNG